One Segnochrobactrum spirostomi genomic window carries:
- a CDS encoding ABC transporter permease gives MTGRDYTAAPRRAAALMRRLGLGRHALVVAAMMAPFLVLTAIVMVAPAAMLVAEAVRGPDGPTLAYVADLASPTFELAAWNSVVLSLASAGLSLVAGLAIALIANREDAGRHLPAAITSFSAVAANFGGVPLAFAFVSTLGLFGIVTRGLKALGIDIYGMGFTLYSIAGLAIAYAYFLTPLMVIVISPAIRAVRTDWLQAARSLGASPGQRLRLVVLPILAPSLVSAFVLLFGSAFSGYATAYALTSGNIVLLTTEIGNVLTGDVASAPQTGAALSVAMIAIMALLLAISGWLGRRTKRGRR, from the coding sequence ATGACCGGACGCGACTACACCGCCGCGCCCCGCCGAGCCGCCGCCCTCATGCGGCGGCTCGGTCTCGGCCGTCACGCCCTCGTGGTGGCCGCGATGATGGCGCCGTTCCTCGTTCTCACCGCGATCGTCATGGTGGCGCCGGCGGCGATGTTGGTCGCCGAGGCGGTCCGCGGCCCGGACGGCCCGACCCTCGCTTATGTCGCGGACCTCGCGAGCCCGACCTTCGAACTCGCCGCGTGGAACTCCGTCGTTCTCTCGCTCGCCTCGGCCGGGCTCTCGCTCGTCGCGGGCCTCGCGATCGCCCTCATCGCGAACCGCGAGGACGCCGGGCGGCATCTCCCCGCCGCGATCACGAGCTTCAGCGCGGTCGCCGCGAATTTCGGCGGGGTGCCGCTCGCCTTCGCCTTCGTCTCGACCCTCGGTCTGTTCGGGATCGTCACGCGCGGACTGAAGGCCCTCGGCATCGACATCTACGGCATGGGCTTCACCCTCTATTCGATCGCCGGCCTTGCCATCGCCTATGCCTATTTTCTGACGCCCCTCATGGTGATCGTGATCTCCCCGGCGATCCGCGCCGTCCGCACCGATTGGCTGCAGGCCGCCCGGAGTCTCGGCGCGAGTCCCGGCCAGCGTTTGCGTCTGGTGGTGCTGCCGATCCTCGCGCCCTCGCTCGTCTCGGCCTTCGTTCTCCTGTTCGGCTCGGCCTTCTCGGGCTATGCGACGGCCTATGCGCTCACCTCCGGCAACATCGTGCTGCTGACGACCGAAATCGGAAACGTGCTGACGGGCGACGTCGCGAGCGCGCCGCAAACCGGTGCCGCCCTGTCGGTCGCGATGATCGCCATCATGGCGCTTCTCCTTGCGATCTCCGGCTGGCTCGGCCGCAGGACCAAGCGGGGGCGGCGATGA
- a CDS encoding ABC transporter substrate-binding protein → MASFETSRRALLRGGSLALGASLLGLKMPGLALASPAPAADLVTAAQREKVLNTIALSPNWVYGKLMKDFGAKYGVEVNPTNPEGNSSEELQAIRSLKGQDRAPDCVDLAPSFAQQAVTEGLLAPYKVATWDDIPASVKDAEGRFYGCYYGIITFAVNKAVVKTVPRNWADLLKPEYRGMVAMGGNPMRAGDSFAAVMAAALANGGSFDNIAPGIEFFARLAKEGNYNPTQSDKGTMMSGQTPIALRWDYLNLTIRDDEAGKVDFEVVVPDDGAPFGNYYVQGISAFAPHPNLAKLWEEFLFSDEGQLGFLSGYAHPIRFGRMLDQGVIPKEILAKLPSPEAYKRVSFASQAQLDKAKKTVAEEWAKEVKI, encoded by the coding sequence ATGGCGTCCTTCGAAACCAGCCGGCGCGCGCTTCTCCGTGGGGGATCGCTCGCCCTCGGCGCCTCGCTTCTCGGCCTCAAGATGCCCGGCTTGGCGCTGGCGAGCCCGGCGCCGGCCGCCGATCTCGTCACGGCGGCTCAGCGCGAGAAGGTGCTGAACACGATCGCGCTGTCGCCCAATTGGGTCTACGGCAAGCTGATGAAGGACTTCGGCGCGAAATACGGCGTCGAGGTCAACCCGACCAACCCCGAGGGCAATTCCTCCGAGGAATTGCAGGCGATCCGCAGCCTGAAGGGTCAGGACCGCGCCCCGGATTGCGTCGATCTCGCGCCCTCCTTCGCCCAGCAGGCGGTGACCGAGGGGCTGCTCGCCCCCTACAAGGTCGCGACCTGGGACGACATCCCGGCCTCGGTGAAGGATGCCGAGGGCCGCTTCTACGGCTGCTATTACGGCATCATCACCTTCGCGGTGAACAAGGCGGTGGTGAAGACCGTGCCGCGGAACTGGGCCGATCTGCTGAAGCCGGAATATCGCGGCATGGTCGCGATGGGCGGCAACCCGATGCGCGCCGGCGACAGCTTCGCCGCGGTGATGGCGGCGGCGCTCGCCAACGGCGGCAGCTTCGACAACATCGCCCCGGGCATCGAGTTCTTCGCCCGCCTCGCCAAGGAGGGGAACTACAACCCCACCCAGAGCGACAAGGGCACCATGATGAGCGGCCAGACGCCGATCGCCCTGCGCTGGGATTATCTCAACCTGACGATCCGCGACGATGAGGCAGGCAAGGTCGATTTCGAGGTGGTCGTGCCCGACGACGGCGCGCCGTTCGGCAACTACTACGTCCAGGGCATCAGCGCCTTCGCGCCGCACCCGAACCTCGCCAAGCTGTGGGAGGAATTCCTCTTCAGCGATGAGGGTCAGCTCGGCTTCCTGTCGGGCTATGCCCATCCGATCCGCTTCGGCCGCATGCTCGACCAGGGCGTGATCCCGAAGGAGATCCTCGCCAAGCTGCCGTCGCCGGAGGCCTACAAGCGCGTCTCCTTCGCGAGCCAGGCGCAACTCGACAAGGCCAAGAAGACCGTGGCCGAAGAGTGGGCCAAAGAGGTCAAGATCTGA
- a CDS encoding metallophosphoesterase family protein, with translation MTRIAVIADPHIGVEKPTFVGNWTKAVAHTNARAPALTIILGDLTFDGANAEADCAFAAEAIRALESPCLILPGNHDVGDTERDSEQPTDAERLARWRRHFGEDHWLSDAVPGWRLIGLDSQSLATGLPDEATQWTFLERALETDRRVLVFLHQPLFLEAWDEADRPGWTVRPAARARLRALLGRGGVDAVFTAHMHRAWTRLADGEPTLVWVPATSFLTRDASMPPQQGTAITGITLLDLTPSGLSIAFDPVPGLETFYIEDFNGTLYPAPAR, from the coding sequence GTGACCAGAATCGCCGTGATCGCCGATCCCCACATCGGCGTGGAGAAGCCGACCTTCGTCGGGAACTGGACCAAGGCCGTCGCGCATACCAACGCGCGGGCGCCGGCGCTGACGATCATCCTCGGCGATCTCACCTTCGACGGGGCGAATGCGGAGGCCGATTGCGCCTTCGCCGCCGAGGCGATCCGCGCGCTCGAGAGCCCCTGCCTGATCTTGCCCGGCAATCACGACGTGGGAGACACGGAGCGCGACAGCGAGCAGCCCACGGATGCGGAGCGCCTCGCACGCTGGCGGCGCCATTTCGGCGAGGATCATTGGCTGAGCGATGCCGTACCGGGATGGCGGCTGATCGGCCTCGACAGCCAGAGTCTCGCGACCGGGCTCCCCGACGAGGCGACGCAATGGACGTTCCTGGAGCGCGCGCTCGAGACCGACCGCCGCGTCCTCGTCTTCCTGCACCAGCCGCTATTCCTCGAGGCGTGGGATGAAGCGGACCGTCCCGGCTGGACCGTCCGGCCCGCCGCGCGGGCGCGGCTCCGGGCCCTTCTCGGCCGCGGCGGCGTGGACGCGGTGTTCACGGCGCACATGCACCGGGCCTGGACGCGCCTCGCCGACGGCGAACCCACGCTGGTGTGGGTCCCGGCGACGAGCTTCCTCACCCGCGACGCCTCCATGCCTCCGCAGCAGGGCACGGCCATCACCGGCATCACCCTGCTCGACCTCACGCCGTCGGGGCTCTCGATCGCGTTCGATCCCGTCCCGGGGCTCGAAACCTTCTATATCGAGGACTTCAACGGCACCCTCTATCCGGCGCCGGCCCGATGA
- a CDS encoding TetR/AcrR family transcriptional regulator has protein sequence MGKPRDADATRARILDAAMAEFAAKGLSGARVDEIAERAGFNKRMLYHYFGSKDDLFQAVIETAYRKVWEEEAALQLDHLAPDDALRRLVSFTWDYYLAHPEFITLLNSENLYEARHFKQSKTIADGARQSRDLVGQILARGAAAGLFRSGIDPVQLNITISAVGYYYLTNRHTASVVYERDMTAPDALAARLAFNIETILAMVRA, from the coding sequence GTGGGAAAGCCGCGCGATGCGGACGCCACGCGGGCGCGCATCCTCGACGCGGCGATGGCCGAGTTCGCCGCCAAGGGTCTGTCAGGCGCCCGCGTCGATGAAATCGCCGAACGCGCCGGCTTCAACAAGCGGATGCTCTACCATTATTTCGGCAGCAAGGACGACCTGTTCCAGGCCGTGATCGAGACGGCTTATCGCAAGGTCTGGGAGGAGGAAGCCGCCCTTCAGCTCGACCATCTGGCGCCGGACGACGCGCTGCGGCGGCTCGTGTCGTTCACGTGGGATTATTATCTCGCCCACCCCGAGTTCATCACGCTTCTGAACAGCGAAAATCTCTACGAAGCGCGGCACTTCAAGCAATCGAAGACGATCGCAGACGGCGCGCGCCAATCGCGCGATCTCGTCGGGCAGATCCTGGCACGCGGCGCCGCCGCCGGACTGTTCCGCAGCGGCATCGATCCGGTGCAACTCAACATCACGATCAGCGCGGTCGGCTATTATTATCTGACGAACCGCCACACGGCCTCGGTCGTCTACGAGCGCGACATGACGGCGCCGGACGCCCTCGCCGCCCGCCTCGCCTTCAACATCGAGACGATCCTGGCGATGGTCAGGGCCTGA
- a CDS encoding SDR family oxidoreductase yields the protein MTGRLAGKRIMVTGAAQGIGAAIAQAFHREGAKLLLIDRDPALLAETVTALEAAGATLVSTVADITDTAAITAAVEHAGETIGRINALVNNAGINVFGTPLETDDATWNRCFDVNLKGAWNCCRAVLPGLIAEGGGAILNIASTHAFTIIPHTFPYPLAKHALLGLTKSLALEYAAEGVRVNALAPGYVATQKVLDYWNGQPDPVVAKAETMRLHPGGRIATPEEIALAAVFMISDECPFMNAACLTVDGGLSVQQHPA from the coding sequence ATGACGGGGCGGCTCGCCGGCAAGCGGATCATGGTGACGGGCGCGGCGCAGGGCATCGGCGCCGCGATCGCGCAGGCCTTTCATCGCGAGGGGGCGAAGCTCCTGCTGATCGACCGCGACCCTGCTCTGCTCGCGGAGACCGTGACCGCGCTCGAGGCCGCCGGTGCGACGCTCGTCTCGACGGTCGCCGACATCACCGACACGGCGGCGATCACCGCCGCCGTGGAGCATGCCGGGGAGACGATCGGGCGGATCAATGCGCTCGTGAACAATGCCGGCATCAACGTGTTCGGCACGCCGCTCGAGACCGACGACGCGACCTGGAATCGCTGCTTCGACGTCAATCTCAAGGGCGCCTGGAACTGCTGCCGCGCGGTGCTGCCGGGGCTCATCGCGGAGGGCGGCGGCGCGATCCTTAACATCGCCTCGACCCACGCCTTCACCATCATCCCGCACACCTTTCCCTATCCGCTCGCCAAGCATGCCCTGCTCGGCCTCACGAAGTCGCTCGCCCTCGAATATGCGGCCGAGGGCGTGCGGGTGAACGCGCTCGCGCCCGGCTATGTCGCGACCCAGAAGGTGCTCGATTATTGGAACGGGCAGCCCGATCCGGTCGTCGCCAAGGCCGAAACGATGCGCCTGCATCCAGGCGGACGGATCGCCACGCCGGAAGAGATCGCGCTCGCGGCCGTGTTCATGATCTCCGACGAATGTCCGTTCATGAACGCTGCCTGCCTGACCGTCGACGGCGGCCTCAGTGTCCAGCAGCATCCGGCTTAA
- the dgoD gene encoding galactonate dehydratase has translation MKITKFTTYIVPPRWLFLKIETDEGVVGWGEPVVEGRALTVEAAVHELSDYLIGKDPFLIEDHWNVLYRGGFYRGGAIHMSALAGIDQALWDIKGKALGQPVHQLLGGRCRDRIKVYSWIGGDRPSDVANAAKEAVARGFKALKMNGCEELQIVDTHDKVDRAVETIAMVREAVGPHIGIGADFHGRVHKPMAKVLVKALEPYRLMFIEEPVLSENREALKEIANHCSVPIALGERLFSRWDFKGVFEDGFVDIIQPDLSHAGGITECRKIAAMAEAYDVALAPHCPLGPIALAACLQVDAVSYNAFIQEQSLGIHYNQANDILDYISNKEVFHYEDGFVSIPDGPGLGVTVDEDYVIERAKEGHRWRNPIWRHADGSFAEW, from the coding sequence ATGAAGATCACCAAATTCACCACCTACATCGTCCCGCCACGCTGGCTTTTCCTGAAGATCGAGACGGACGAGGGCGTCGTCGGTTGGGGCGAGCCCGTGGTCGAGGGCCGTGCGCTCACCGTCGAGGCGGCGGTCCACGAGCTCTCCGATTATCTCATCGGCAAGGACCCGTTCCTGATCGAGGATCATTGGAACGTCCTCTATCGCGGCGGCTTCTATCGCGGCGGCGCGATCCACATGAGCGCGCTCGCCGGCATCGATCAGGCTCTCTGGGACATCAAGGGCAAGGCGCTCGGCCAGCCGGTGCACCAGCTTCTCGGCGGGCGCTGCCGCGATCGCATCAAGGTCTATTCCTGGATCGGCGGCGACCGGCCGTCCGACGTCGCGAACGCCGCCAAGGAGGCGGTCGCCCGGGGCTTCAAGGCCTTGAAAATGAACGGCTGCGAAGAGCTCCAGATCGTCGACACCCACGACAAGGTCGACCGCGCGGTCGAGACCATCGCCATGGTGCGCGAGGCGGTCGGACCGCACATCGGCATCGGCGCGGATTTCCACGGCCGCGTCCACAAGCCGATGGCCAAGGTGCTGGTGAAGGCGCTCGAGCCCTACCGGCTGATGTTCATCGAGGAACCCGTCCTTTCGGAGAACCGCGAGGCGCTGAAGGAGATCGCCAACCATTGCTCGGTGCCGATCGCGCTCGGCGAACGGCTGTTCTCCCGCTGGGACTTCAAGGGGGTCTTCGAGGACGGCTTCGTCGACATCATCCAGCCCGACCTCTCCCACGCCGGCGGCATCACCGAATGCCGCAAGATCGCGGCGATGGCCGAGGCCTATGACGTCGCCCTCGCGCCGCACTGCCCGCTCGGGCCGATCGCGCTCGCAGCCTGCCTCCAGGTCGATGCGGTGAGCTACAACGCCTTCATCCAGGAGCAGAGCCTCGGCATCCACTACAATCAGGCGAACGATATCCTCGATTACATCTCGAACAAGGAGGTGTTCCATTACGAGGACGGCTTCGTCTCGATCCCCGATGGCCCGGGCCTCGGCGTCACCGTGGACGAGGATTATGTGATCGAACGGGCCAAGGAAGGCCACCGCTGGCGCAACCCGATCTGGCGCCATGCCGACGGCAGCTTCGCGGAATGGTGA
- a CDS encoding aldose 1-epimerase, producing the protein MATLHLAAHGFDLGVSTRGGVVTRLGWRGDDGARVPLLREVADDPSPEHAAAFPMVPFGSRLRGNGFAVGGVHHRFAPNTVDPLYLHGDGWLGTWEIERQDDTALTLAFAHRNGDYDYEARQTFALAPGLVSVGLSVVNRGSAPMPYGLGWHPYFPRAADTRLTAPYRFAWTEGDGYLPEAPVPPPPDLDFAAAAPIPDRWINTLLEGWSGRAEIVWPARRTGLALEADASARHAVMYASDAERDPSYRGDWFCFEPMTHLAGANDRPDLGGLVLLAPGESLSLAVRLSPRRLSDPFEPREAASS; encoded by the coding sequence ATGGCGACGCTTCACCTCGCGGCACACGGCTTCGACCTCGGCGTTTCGACGCGGGGCGGCGTGGTTACGCGGCTCGGCTGGCGGGGCGACGACGGCGCGCGCGTGCCGCTGCTGCGTGAGGTGGCGGACGATCCGTCGCCTGAACACGCAGCGGCCTTCCCCATGGTGCCGTTCGGCAGCCGGCTGCGCGGCAACGGTTTCGCCGTCGGCGGTGTTCACCACCGGTTTGCGCCGAACACGGTCGATCCGCTCTATCTGCACGGCGACGGCTGGCTCGGGACGTGGGAGATCGAGCGGCAGGACGACACCGCGCTGACGCTCGCCTTCGCCCATCGCAACGGGGACTATGATTACGAGGCGCGGCAGACTTTCGCGCTCGCGCCAGGCTTGGTCTCGGTCGGTCTGTCCGTCGTCAACCGCGGCTCCGCGCCGATGCCGTACGGTCTCGGCTGGCATCCCTATTTCCCGCGGGCGGCCGACACGCGGCTCACCGCCCCCTACCGCTTCGCCTGGACGGAAGGGGACGGATACCTGCCCGAGGCGCCCGTGCCGCCGCCGCCCGACCTCGATTTCGCGGCCGCCGCACCGATCCCCGACCGCTGGATCAACACTCTGCTCGAAGGGTGGAGCGGCCGCGCCGAGATCGTATGGCCGGCGCGACGGACCGGGCTCGCCCTGGAAGCCGACGCATCGGCCCGCCACGCCGTGATGTACGCGTCCGATGCCGAGCGCGATCCGTCCTATCGCGGCGACTGGTTCTGCTTCGAGCCGATGACCCATCTCGCCGGGGCCAACGATCGGCCCGATCTCGGCGGGCTCGTCCTGCTCGCCCCCGGCGAAAGCCTCTCTCTCGCCGTGCGGCTCAGCCCGCGGCGCCTTTCCGATCCGTTTGAGCCTCGCGAGGCGGCCTCTTCATGA
- the araH gene encoding L-arabinose ABC transporter permease AraH: MANTLKRILLGEQGLIVLFVIAFAAVSLAVPNFLTERNILGLLQSLVTIGIVSCTMMLCLASRDFDLSVGSTVAFTGMIAVMVSNATGSIPVGLLAALAAGSLVGLVNGTVIAKLRINALITTLATMQIVRGFALISSDGRAVGINDSTFYSLALSRFLTVPTPVWVMIALFVVFGFVLNRTVFGRNTLAIGGNPEASRLAGVNVDRVRIWIFTLQGFICAVAGILLASRITSGQPNAATGLELSVISACVLGGVSLAGGRATISGVIIGVLILGIAENAMNLLNIQAFYQYVVRGLILLFAVLLDNLRSRALGRR, from the coding sequence ATGGCCAATACCCTGAAGCGCATCCTGCTCGGCGAGCAGGGGCTCATCGTGCTGTTCGTGATCGCCTTCGCGGCGGTCTCGCTCGCGGTGCCGAATTTCCTCACCGAGCGCAACATCCTCGGCCTGCTCCAATCGCTGGTGACGATCGGCATCGTCTCCTGCACGATGATGCTGTGCTTGGCCTCCCGCGATTTCGACCTCTCGGTCGGCTCGACCGTCGCCTTCACCGGCATGATCGCGGTGATGGTCTCGAACGCCACGGGCTCGATCCCGGTCGGCCTGCTGGCGGCGCTCGCGGCGGGTAGCCTCGTCGGCCTCGTCAACGGCACGGTGATCGCGAAATTGCGCATCAACGCGCTCATCACGACGCTCGCGACGATGCAGATCGTGCGCGGCTTCGCCCTCATCTCGTCCGACGGCCGGGCGGTCGGAATCAACGATTCGACATTCTATTCGCTCGCGCTGAGCCGCTTCCTCACGGTGCCGACGCCGGTGTGGGTGATGATCGCGCTGTTCGTCGTGTTCGGTTTTGTGCTGAACCGCACCGTGTTCGGCCGCAATACGCTCGCGATCGGCGGCAACCCCGAGGCCTCGCGCCTCGCTGGCGTCAATGTCGACCGGGTGCGGATCTGGATCTTCACCCTCCAGGGCTTCATCTGCGCGGTCGCCGGCATCCTGCTCGCCTCGCGCATCACCTCGGGCCAGCCCAACGCGGCGACGGGGCTCGAACTTTCCGTCATCTCGGCCTGCGTGCTCGGCGGTGTCTCGCTCGCCGGCGGCCGGGCGACGATCAGTGGCGTCATCATCGGCGTGCTCATCCTCGGCATCGCCGAGAACGCGATGAACCTGCTCAACATCCAGGCCTTCTACCAATATGTGGTGCGCGGCCTGATCCTTCTGTTCGCCGTGCTCCTCGACAACCTGCGCTCGCGGGCGCTCGGCCGGCGCTGA
- the araG gene encoding L-arabinose ABC transporter ATP-binding protein AraG — MAFLEFSSLSKSYPGVRALSEVGFAVPKGSVHGLMGENGAGKSTLIRILSGDTRPDEGEIRIDGVAQRFTSTRDAFDAGVVVVHQELQLVPNLSVAENLRLGRFPQTGGVIDFRAMFEEVGKTLADIGIDVDPRAKISALSIGERQMVEIAKAVMIDARVIALDEPTSSLSSRESEILFRLIDRLRAAGKVILYVSHRLDEIFRLCDGCTVLRDGTLAAHHPTMEGVTRDRIVSEMVGREISNIWGWRPRPAGEVRLAVEGLSGSRVPEPQSFVARAGEVLGFFGLVGAGRSELMRLVFGADAAASGRVMIDGAPLRPIDPGTAIRAGLVLCPEDRKADGILQGRSITENVAISSRRHHSPFGIIRPAIEGATADRFIGALRIRTPSRRQDIVNLSGGNQQKVILARWLSEPNIKVLIADEPTRGIDVGAKAEIYEILYSLAEKGVAVVVISSELPEIIGISDRVLVMCDRRITAEFQRAEVSEAALLAAALPEKTAPRFAEKV; from the coding sequence ATGGCCTTTCTCGAATTTTCGAGCCTTTCGAAGTCCTATCCCGGCGTGCGGGCGCTCTCCGAGGTCGGTTTCGCCGTGCCGAAGGGTAGCGTTCACGGCCTGATGGGCGAGAACGGCGCCGGCAAATCGACCCTGATCCGCATTCTGTCCGGCGACACGCGCCCGGACGAGGGCGAGATCCGCATCGACGGCGTCGCCCAGCGCTTCACCTCGACGCGGGACGCCTTCGACGCCGGCGTCGTCGTGGTGCACCAGGAGCTCCAGCTCGTCCCCAACCTGTCGGTTGCGGAGAATCTGCGGCTCGGCCGCTTCCCGCAGACCGGCGGCGTCATCGATTTTCGCGCGATGTTCGAAGAAGTCGGCAAGACGCTCGCCGACATCGGCATCGACGTCGATCCGCGTGCCAAGATTTCCGCGCTCTCGATCGGCGAGAGGCAGATGGTCGAGATCGCCAAGGCGGTCATGATCGACGCCCGCGTCATCGCCCTCGACGAACCGACCTCCTCGCTCTCCTCCCGGGAAAGCGAGATCCTGTTCCGCCTGATCGATCGGCTGCGCGCCGCCGGCAAGGTGATCCTCTACGTCTCCCACCGCCTCGACGAGATCTTCCGCCTCTGCGATGGCTGCACGGTGCTGCGCGACGGCACGCTCGCCGCCCATCATCCCACCATGGAAGGCGTCACCCGCGACCGCATCGTCTCCGAGATGGTGGGGCGCGAGATCTCCAACATCTGGGGCTGGCGGCCGCGTCCCGCCGGCGAGGTTCGCCTCGCCGTGGAAGGCTTGAGCGGCAGCCGCGTTCCGGAACCGCAGAGCTTCGTCGCCCGCGCGGGTGAGGTGCTCGGCTTCTTCGGCCTCGTCGGTGCCGGCCGTTCGGAACTGATGCGCCTTGTGTTCGGCGCCGACGCCGCGGCGAGCGGGCGGGTGATGATCGACGGCGCGCCGCTGCGACCGATCGATCCTGGCACCGCGATCCGCGCCGGTCTGGTGCTCTGCCCGGAAGACCGCAAGGCGGACGGCATCCTCCAGGGCCGCTCGATCACCGAGAACGTCGCGATCTCCTCGCGTCGTCACCATTCGCCGTTCGGCATCATCCGCCCGGCGATCGAGGGCGCGACGGCGGATCGCTTCATCGGTGCTCTGCGCATCCGCACGCCGTCGCGGCGCCAGGACATCGTCAACCTGTCCGGCGGCAACCAGCAGAAGGTCATCCTGGCCCGCTGGCTCTCCGAGCCGAACATCAAGGTCCTCATCGCCGACGAGCCGACCCGTGGCATCGACGTCGGCGCCAAGGCCGAGATTTACGAGATCCTCTATTCGCTCGCCGAAAAGGGCGTCGCGGTCGTGGTGATCTCAAGCGAATTGCCGGAGATCATCGGCATTTCCGACCGCGTCCTGGTGATGTGCGACCGCCGCATCACAGCCGAATTCCAACGCGCAGAGGTTTCCGAAGCGGCGCTCCTCGCGGCGGCGCTGCCGGAGAAGACCGCCCCGCGCTTCGCTGAGAAGGTCTGA
- a CDS encoding arabinose ABC transporter substrate-binding protein: MKLWQRTILAGAALLFAAGAAHAEDVKIGFVVKQPEEPWFQDEWKFAQQAAKEKGFTLVEIGAEDGEKVMAAIDNLGAQGAQGFIICTPDVKLGPGIVAKAAANNLKLMTVDDRLVDNSGQPIESVPHMGISATKIGEAVGDAIAGEIKKRGWNLADVGAIKVSYDQLPTAVDRVNGAIESLEKAGFPEKNIFNAPQAKTDTEAALNAATTVLNAHPDIKHWIAFGLNDEAVLGAVRATESVGIPAANVIGVGIGGADSAINEFKKPTPTGFFGTVIISPKRHGYETSVDMYEWIADNKAPPALTLTSGELATRDDYQQVRKQLGLQ; this comes from the coding sequence ATGAAGCTCTGGCAACGTACGATTCTGGCCGGCGCGGCGCTGCTGTTCGCCGCGGGCGCGGCCCATGCCGAGGACGTGAAGATCGGCTTCGTCGTGAAGCAGCCTGAAGAGCCCTGGTTCCAGGACGAATGGAAGTTCGCCCAGCAGGCGGCGAAGGAAAAGGGCTTCACCCTCGTCGAGATCGGCGCCGAGGACGGCGAGAAGGTGATGGCGGCTATCGACAATCTGGGCGCTCAGGGCGCGCAGGGCTTCATCATCTGCACCCCGGACGTGAAGCTCGGCCCCGGCATCGTCGCCAAGGCGGCCGCCAACAATCTCAAGCTGATGACGGTCGACGACCGGCTCGTCGACAATTCCGGCCAGCCGATCGAGAGCGTGCCCCACATGGGCATCTCGGCGACCAAGATCGGCGAAGCGGTGGGTGATGCCATCGCCGGCGAGATCAAGAAGCGCGGCTGGAACCTGGCCGACGTCGGCGCGATCAAGGTCTCCTACGACCAGCTCCCGACGGCCGTCGACCGCGTCAACGGCGCGATCGAGTCGCTCGAGAAGGCCGGCTTCCCCGAAAAGAACATCTTCAACGCCCCGCAGGCGAAGACCGACACCGAGGCCGCGCTCAACGCCGCCACGACGGTCCTGAACGCCCATCCGGATATCAAGCACTGGATCGCCTTCGGCCTCAACGACGAGGCCGTTCTCGGCGCGGTGCGTGCCACCGAGAGCGTCGGCATTCCGGCTGCAAACGTGATCGGCGTCGGCATCGGCGGCGCGGACTCGGCGATCAACGAGTTCAAGAAGCCGACCCCGACCGGCTTCTTCGGCACGGTCATCATCTCGCCGAAGCGTCACGGCTACGAGACCTCGGTCGACATGTACGAGTGGATCGCCGACAACAAGGCGCCGCCGGCGCTCACCCTGACGAGCGGCGAACTCGCGACCCGCGACGATTATCAGCAGGTGCGCAAGCAGCTCGGCCTTCAGTGA
- a CDS encoding FadR/GntR family transcriptional regulator has protein sequence MSLASADLQRVPPRPRPRVGRDFTVALARAIVEGRFPEGSTLPREQDLCAEYSISRSVVREALKTLESKGVVRSRARAGTRVRPRSDWNLLDAELLDWMGESVVDADLLAAVLEARQAIEPFAAALAAERASLADVAALHAAWEAMRDAAPGDDQAFTAADAEFHRVLMRASGNRVFEQLSGIIDAALTRSLDRSNRSVHSHREAIEIHGRLVEALRMRDRAAAHRASEEILQTAARDLSLPRR, from the coding sequence ATGAGCCTTGCGTCCGCCGACCTGCAGCGTGTGCCGCCGCGCCCGCGTCCGCGCGTCGGCCGCGACTTCACCGTCGCGCTCGCCCGCGCCATCGTCGAAGGCCGTTTTCCGGAAGGCTCGACGCTGCCCCGCGAGCAGGATCTCTGCGCCGAATATTCGATCAGCCGCTCCGTCGTCCGGGAAGCGCTCAAGACGCTCGAATCGAAGGGCGTGGTGCGCTCGCGCGCCCGCGCCGGCACGCGGGTCCGGCCGCGGTCCGACTGGAACCTGCTCGACGCCGAACTGCTCGATTGGATGGGGGAATCGGTCGTCGACGCCGATCTCCTCGCCGCGGTGCTCGAAGCCCGGCAGGCGATCGAACCATTCGCGGCGGCGCTTGCCGCCGAGCGGGCGAGCCTCGCCGACGTCGCCGCGCTTCACGCCGCCTGGGAGGCGATGCGCGACGCCGCGCCCGGCGACGATCAGGCCTTCACCGCGGCCGATGCGGAGTTCCACCGCGTGCTGATGCGGGCGAGCGGCAACCGCGTGTTCGAGCAATTGTCCGGCATCATCGACGCCGCCTTGACCCGTTCGCTCGACCGCTCGAACCGTTCCGTCCATTCCCACCGCGAGGCGATCGAGATCCACGGCCGCCTAGTCGAAGCGCTGCGCATGCGCGACCGCGCCGCCGCCCACCGCGCCTCTGAGGAAATCCTGCAAACCGCCGCCCGCGACCTCAGCCTGCCGCGGCGGTAG